The following coding sequences are from one Diachasmimorpha longicaudata isolate KC_UGA_2023 chromosome 6, iyDiaLong2, whole genome shotgun sequence window:
- the LOC135163527 gene encoding phospholipid-transporting ATPase IF isoform X3 has translation MRMGSNASILAEYRVFGIHPNNDPAGTIYPRNRIKSNKYTVWNFIPKNLFEQFRRVANFYFLVSAIMAVSIDSPVSPLTTFLPLLFVILVTACKQGYEDFLRHRSDGRVNCTPVTVVRNKCVQVVHCEQIVVGDLVKVSRDEEVPCDLILLHSSESNGCCYVTTSNLDGETNLKTIQVPKFTVQKSLEEITTMEATVTCQHPLANLYEFFGNVEVKFSEDELISGSLTIDNVLLRGSRLKDTDFVIGAAVYTGRDTKLSRNSKNNPNKFSTVERTINNYLIFFIFVMVFEIMASTLLKELIAVNEEWDSYLGESDFVNFSKLLNDVLTFTVLYNYLIPISLYVTIELQKFLGSYFFRWDKEMYDEREGVYPLVNTSDLNEELGQVEYLFTDKTGTLTENLMVFRRCSIDGKMYLEKDCNGKLYLIPENGDNREAEKIQTWPAEIWHFMIALSLCHSVHVAPPILMKSIAAKRTAFRESFRQRSITRVNSSLLMDPGLPEYQAASADEKALVEATARCGVILTKYSGDEIELKIGEKVLFFTKLEILEFTSDRKRMSVIVEDSAGDLWLYSKGADTEMLPLIADGKVREAKIHLADFSKRGLRTLVIAYRKLTISEYDIFSIAVEQARQVIGAERVHRMNKAYHLIENNLTLLGATGVEDRLQEGVQETLESLRVAGIKVWVLTGDKAETAENIAFSCGHFKSGTDVLKLMGKTTIQHCFSTLTSFERRLKLEPCKQYGLLMEGCSLTIAMKHCPELLRIVAMSCDAVVCCRMSPLQKSEIVHLVKNAKKRPLTAAIGDGGNDVSMIQEAHVGLGIMGKEGRQATMSADFAFSKFMHLRKALLVHGHWYYIRLSILTQYFFYKNIVFITPQLLFGFHSGFSSQALYSSIFLMGFNLFFTSLPVLMFGLCEQDYSAETLKRFSQYYLLNKKNYLLSIYQTIIWLVTAIWQASVIYFGVYFFWRINPVNLYDSTDAGYHGFGTCIFHLVTLVTNLQIFLRSYFWTFPFLASIAFSEFTFFVMTLLYSSLDPKFSGEMYWLFYKLCMSPTFWLLTMIILPICLIPTCFVGLYDRSRPAKLSYQAEREENLQDTYSEWSVPSTEARRFNFVPWRRNFSFRIAA, from the exons ATGAGAATG GGTAGCAATGCGTCGATTCTCGCTGAGTACAGAGTTTTCGGAATCCACCCGAATAATGATCCAGCAGGCACAATATACCCGCGGAATAGAATTAAATCTAATAAG tACACGGTTTGGAACTTTATACCGAAGAATCTATTCGAGCAATTCCGGAGGGTAGCCAATTTTTACTTCCTCGTATCTGCGATAATGGCTGTTTCGATCGATTCACCAGTTTCTCCCCTAACGACTTTTTTACCGCTCCTCTTCGTTATTCTCGTGACCGCTTGTAAGCAGGGCTATGAGGATTTCCTACGACATCGCTCGGACGGTCGAGTCAATTGTACTCCAGTTACAGTAGTTAGAAATAAATGTGTTCAA GTGGTCCACTGCGAGCAAATTGTCGTCGGTGACTTAGTCAAAGTCTCCAGAGATGAAGAAGTACCTTGTGATCTTATTTTACTCCACAGTAGTGAGTCCAACGGCTGTTGTTACGTTACAACGTCGAATTTAGATGGGGAAACTAATTTGAAA ACCATTCAAGTACCCAAGTTTACTGTTCAAAAATCTCTGGAGGAAATTACAACGATGGAAGCTACGGTTACCTGCCAACACCCACTCGCTAACTTGTACGAATTCTTTGGGAATGTGGAGGTCAAGTTCAGTGAGGATGAATTGATCAGTGGATCTTTGACGATCGATAATGTTCTCCTTCGAGGATCAAGGCTGAAGGATACTGACTTCGTGATTGGAGCCGCTGTGTACACCGGAAGGgatacgaagctatctcgGAATTCAAAGAATAATccgaataaattttctactGTGGAGAG aacTATCAATAATTATCTAATCTTCTTCATCTTCGTGATGGTTTTCGAGATCATGGCATCAACGCTTTTGAAGGAATTGATTGCAGTCAATGAAGAATGGGATAGTTATCTTGGCGAATCTGATTTTGTGAATTTCTCGAAGCTATTGAATGATGTACTCACTTTCACTGTGCTGTACAATTATCTGATACCTATATCTCTCTACGTGACAATTG aacttcaaaaatttttgggCTCTTATTTTTTCCGATGGGATAAGGAGATGTACGATGAAAGGGAAGGTGTCTATCCACTGGTAAATACATCAGATTTAAATGAAGAACTCGGCCAAGTGGAATATCTCTTCACCGATAAAACCGGTACACTCACAGAGAATTTGATGGTCTTCAGGCGATGTTCGATAGATGGAAAGATGTATTTGGAGAAGGACTGCAACGGAAAACTGTATTTAATTCCTGAGAATGGAGACAATAGAGAAGCTGAGAAAATTCAGACATGGCCC gcTGAAATTTGGCACTTCATGATTGCACTTTCGCTCTGTCATTCCGTTCACGTCGCTCCTCCCATTCTTATGAAAAGCATAGCAGCGAAACGAACAGCATTTCGAGAGAGCTTTAGGCAGAGATCGATAACTAGGGTCAATAGTTCTCTCTTGATGGATCCAGGGTTACCAGAATATCAG GCGGCTTCAGCTGACGAAAAAGCTCTTGTTGAAGCCACAGCCAGATGTGGCGTTATATTAACTAAATACAGTGGCGACGAAATTGAGCTTAAAATTGGAGAGAAGGTGCTTTTCTTTACAAAGTTAGAAATATTGGAATTTACTTCTG ACAGAAAAAGAATGTCAGTAATTGTAGAAGATTCTGCTGGAGATCTTTGGTTGTACAGTAAAGGAGCAGATACAGAGATGCTGCCACTAATTGCTGACGGAAAAGTCAGAGAGGCAAAAATACATTTGGCAGATTTCTCTAAG AGAGGACTCCGGACACTTGTCATTGCGTACAGAAAGCTCACTATTTCGGAATACGATATATTTTCGATTGCAGTTGAGCAAGCGAGACAGGTGATTGGAGCAGAACGTGTTCACCGAATGAACAAGGCTTACCATTtgattgagaataatttaacATTGCTTGGAGCTACGGGAGTCGAGGATCGATTACAAGAGGGAGTACAGGAAACTCTGGAGTCTTTAAGAGTAGCAGGAATTAAG GTTTGGGTTTTAACAGGCGATAAAGCAGAGACTGCAGAGAACATTGCCTTCTCCTGTGGACATTTCAAGAGCGGAACTGATGTTCTAAAACTCATGGGGAAGACGACAATTCAACATTGTTTTAGCACGCTGACGAGTTTTGA gcgAAGACTGAAATTAGAACCTTGTAAGCAGTATGGTTTACTGATGGAGGGATGTAGTCTAACAATTGCAATGAAACATTGTCCAGAGTTATTGAGAATCGTTGCTATGTCCTGCGATGCTGTCGTTTGTTGTCGAATGTCCCCACTTCAGAAATCCGAA ATTGTTCATCTGGTCAAGAATGCAAAGAAACGTCCACTCACTGCAGCTATTGGTGACGGAGGGAACGATGTTTCTATGATTCAAGAAGCTCATGTAGGCCTCGGAATTATGGGGAAGGAGGGAAGACAGGCTACAATGAGTGCGGACTTTGCATTTTCGAAGTTCATGCATCTACGTAAAGCACTTCTCGTCCACGGCCACTGGTACTACATTAGACTGAGTATATTAACGCAGTACTTCTTCTACAAAAATATCGTCTTCATTACTCCGCAATTGTTATTTGGATTCCACAGTGGATTTTCTTCTCAG GCTCTCTACTCTAGTATTTTCCTGATgggtttcaatttattttttacgtctctccctgtcctgATGTTTGGACTATGTGAGCAAGATTATTCAGCAGAAACATTGAAACGTTTTTCCCAGTACTAtttactgaataaaaaaaactatctACTGTCTATTTATCAGACGATCATTTGGCTCGTCACAG CTATATGGCAAGCATCTGTGATTTATTTTGGTGTCTACTTTTTTTGGCGCATCAATCCTGTTAATCTTTACGATAGTACTGACGCCGGTTATCACGGTTTCGGGACCTGTATATTCCATCTCGTTACTCTAGTCACTAACTTACAG aTATTTTTGCGGAGTTATTTCTGGACTTTTCCGTTTTTGGCTAGTATTGCCTTTTCGGAATTTACGTTCTTCGTAATGACACTGCTTTATTCTTCTCTGGATCC AAAATTTAGTGGAGAAATGTATTGGCTATTTTATAAGCTCTGCATGTCTCCAACTTTCTGGCTCCTGACAATGATTATCCTACCGATTTGTCTCATACCCACCTGTTTCGTGGGTCTGTACGACAGATCGAGACCAGCAAAGTTGAGTTATCAGGCTGAAAGAGAGGAGAATCTTCAAGATACCTACAGTGAATGGAGTGTACCATCGACAGAG GCAAGAAGATTTAACTTCGTTCCATGGCGGCGGAACTTCTCCTTCAGAATAGCGGCATGA
- the LOC135163527 gene encoding phospholipid-transporting ATPase IF isoform X1, which translates to MTSANQGFAKRHEYLSPESMEKIGGCCEVADDPVDLKKLSGHDTLRALAFRRFSRFSGHGSNASILAEYRVFGIHPNNDPAGTIYPRNRIKSNKYTVWNFIPKNLFEQFRRVANFYFLVSAIMAVSIDSPVSPLTTFLPLLFVILVTACKQGYEDFLRHRSDGRVNCTPVTVVRNKCVQVVHCEQIVVGDLVKVSRDEEVPCDLILLHSSESNGCCYVTTSNLDGETNLKTIQVPKFTVQKSLEEITTMEATVTCQHPLANLYEFFGNVEVKFSEDELISGSLTIDNVLLRGSRLKDTDFVIGAAVYTGRDTKLSRNSKNNPNKFSTVERTINNYLIFFIFVMVFEIMASTLLKELIAVNEEWDSYLGESDFVNFSKLLNDVLTFTVLYNYLIPISLYVTIELQKFLGSYFFRWDKEMYDEREGVYPLVNTSDLNEELGQVEYLFTDKTGTLTENLMVFRRCSIDGKMYLEKDCNGKLYLIPENGDNREAEKIQTWPAEIWHFMIALSLCHSVHVAPPILMKSIAAKRTAFRESFRQRSITRVNSSLLMDPGLPEYQAASADEKALVEATARCGVILTKYSGDEIELKIGEKVLFFTKLEILEFTSDRKRMSVIVEDSAGDLWLYSKGADTEMLPLIADGKVREAKIHLADFSKRGLRTLVIAYRKLTISEYDIFSIAVEQARQVIGAERVHRMNKAYHLIENNLTLLGATGVEDRLQEGVQETLESLRVAGIKVWVLTGDKAETAENIAFSCGHFKSGTDVLKLMGKTTIQHCFSTLTSFERRLKLEPCKQYGLLMEGCSLTIAMKHCPELLRIVAMSCDAVVCCRMSPLQKSEIVHLVKNAKKRPLTAAIGDGGNDVSMIQEAHVGLGIMGKEGRQATMSADFAFSKFMHLRKALLVHGHWYYIRLSILTQYFFYKNIVFITPQLLFGFHSGFSSQALYSSIFLMGFNLFFTSLPVLMFGLCEQDYSAETLKRFSQYYLLNKKNYLLSIYQTIIWLVTAIWQASVIYFGVYFFWRINPVNLYDSTDAGYHGFGTCIFHLVTLVTNLQIFLRSYFWTFPFLASIAFSEFTFFVMTLLYSSLDPKFSGEMYWLFYKLCMSPTFWLLTMIILPICLIPTCFVGLYDRSRPAKLSYQAEREENLQDTYSEWSVPSTEARRFNFVPWRRNFSFRIAA; encoded by the exons ATGACAAGTGCCAACCAGGGGTTTGCGAAACGGCATGAGTATCTGTCTCCTGAGAGCATGGAAAAGATTGGCGGGTGTTGTGAGGTTGCAGATGATCCAGTTGATCTCAAAAAGTTGTCTGGTCATGATACTCTCCGAGCTCTCGCTTTCAGAAGATTCTCCCGATTTTCCGGGCAC GGTAGCAATGCGTCGATTCTCGCTGAGTACAGAGTTTTCGGAATCCACCCGAATAATGATCCAGCAGGCACAATATACCCGCGGAATAGAATTAAATCTAATAAG tACACGGTTTGGAACTTTATACCGAAGAATCTATTCGAGCAATTCCGGAGGGTAGCCAATTTTTACTTCCTCGTATCTGCGATAATGGCTGTTTCGATCGATTCACCAGTTTCTCCCCTAACGACTTTTTTACCGCTCCTCTTCGTTATTCTCGTGACCGCTTGTAAGCAGGGCTATGAGGATTTCCTACGACATCGCTCGGACGGTCGAGTCAATTGTACTCCAGTTACAGTAGTTAGAAATAAATGTGTTCAA GTGGTCCACTGCGAGCAAATTGTCGTCGGTGACTTAGTCAAAGTCTCCAGAGATGAAGAAGTACCTTGTGATCTTATTTTACTCCACAGTAGTGAGTCCAACGGCTGTTGTTACGTTACAACGTCGAATTTAGATGGGGAAACTAATTTGAAA ACCATTCAAGTACCCAAGTTTACTGTTCAAAAATCTCTGGAGGAAATTACAACGATGGAAGCTACGGTTACCTGCCAACACCCACTCGCTAACTTGTACGAATTCTTTGGGAATGTGGAGGTCAAGTTCAGTGAGGATGAATTGATCAGTGGATCTTTGACGATCGATAATGTTCTCCTTCGAGGATCAAGGCTGAAGGATACTGACTTCGTGATTGGAGCCGCTGTGTACACCGGAAGGgatacgaagctatctcgGAATTCAAAGAATAATccgaataaattttctactGTGGAGAG aacTATCAATAATTATCTAATCTTCTTCATCTTCGTGATGGTTTTCGAGATCATGGCATCAACGCTTTTGAAGGAATTGATTGCAGTCAATGAAGAATGGGATAGTTATCTTGGCGAATCTGATTTTGTGAATTTCTCGAAGCTATTGAATGATGTACTCACTTTCACTGTGCTGTACAATTATCTGATACCTATATCTCTCTACGTGACAATTG aacttcaaaaatttttgggCTCTTATTTTTTCCGATGGGATAAGGAGATGTACGATGAAAGGGAAGGTGTCTATCCACTGGTAAATACATCAGATTTAAATGAAGAACTCGGCCAAGTGGAATATCTCTTCACCGATAAAACCGGTACACTCACAGAGAATTTGATGGTCTTCAGGCGATGTTCGATAGATGGAAAGATGTATTTGGAGAAGGACTGCAACGGAAAACTGTATTTAATTCCTGAGAATGGAGACAATAGAGAAGCTGAGAAAATTCAGACATGGCCC gcTGAAATTTGGCACTTCATGATTGCACTTTCGCTCTGTCATTCCGTTCACGTCGCTCCTCCCATTCTTATGAAAAGCATAGCAGCGAAACGAACAGCATTTCGAGAGAGCTTTAGGCAGAGATCGATAACTAGGGTCAATAGTTCTCTCTTGATGGATCCAGGGTTACCAGAATATCAG GCGGCTTCAGCTGACGAAAAAGCTCTTGTTGAAGCCACAGCCAGATGTGGCGTTATATTAACTAAATACAGTGGCGACGAAATTGAGCTTAAAATTGGAGAGAAGGTGCTTTTCTTTACAAAGTTAGAAATATTGGAATTTACTTCTG ACAGAAAAAGAATGTCAGTAATTGTAGAAGATTCTGCTGGAGATCTTTGGTTGTACAGTAAAGGAGCAGATACAGAGATGCTGCCACTAATTGCTGACGGAAAAGTCAGAGAGGCAAAAATACATTTGGCAGATTTCTCTAAG AGAGGACTCCGGACACTTGTCATTGCGTACAGAAAGCTCACTATTTCGGAATACGATATATTTTCGATTGCAGTTGAGCAAGCGAGACAGGTGATTGGAGCAGAACGTGTTCACCGAATGAACAAGGCTTACCATTtgattgagaataatttaacATTGCTTGGAGCTACGGGAGTCGAGGATCGATTACAAGAGGGAGTACAGGAAACTCTGGAGTCTTTAAGAGTAGCAGGAATTAAG GTTTGGGTTTTAACAGGCGATAAAGCAGAGACTGCAGAGAACATTGCCTTCTCCTGTGGACATTTCAAGAGCGGAACTGATGTTCTAAAACTCATGGGGAAGACGACAATTCAACATTGTTTTAGCACGCTGACGAGTTTTGA gcgAAGACTGAAATTAGAACCTTGTAAGCAGTATGGTTTACTGATGGAGGGATGTAGTCTAACAATTGCAATGAAACATTGTCCAGAGTTATTGAGAATCGTTGCTATGTCCTGCGATGCTGTCGTTTGTTGTCGAATGTCCCCACTTCAGAAATCCGAA ATTGTTCATCTGGTCAAGAATGCAAAGAAACGTCCACTCACTGCAGCTATTGGTGACGGAGGGAACGATGTTTCTATGATTCAAGAAGCTCATGTAGGCCTCGGAATTATGGGGAAGGAGGGAAGACAGGCTACAATGAGTGCGGACTTTGCATTTTCGAAGTTCATGCATCTACGTAAAGCACTTCTCGTCCACGGCCACTGGTACTACATTAGACTGAGTATATTAACGCAGTACTTCTTCTACAAAAATATCGTCTTCATTACTCCGCAATTGTTATTTGGATTCCACAGTGGATTTTCTTCTCAG GCTCTCTACTCTAGTATTTTCCTGATgggtttcaatttattttttacgtctctccctgtcctgATGTTTGGACTATGTGAGCAAGATTATTCAGCAGAAACATTGAAACGTTTTTCCCAGTACTAtttactgaataaaaaaaactatctACTGTCTATTTATCAGACGATCATTTGGCTCGTCACAG CTATATGGCAAGCATCTGTGATTTATTTTGGTGTCTACTTTTTTTGGCGCATCAATCCTGTTAATCTTTACGATAGTACTGACGCCGGTTATCACGGTTTCGGGACCTGTATATTCCATCTCGTTACTCTAGTCACTAACTTACAG aTATTTTTGCGGAGTTATTTCTGGACTTTTCCGTTTTTGGCTAGTATTGCCTTTTCGGAATTTACGTTCTTCGTAATGACACTGCTTTATTCTTCTCTGGATCC AAAATTTAGTGGAGAAATGTATTGGCTATTTTATAAGCTCTGCATGTCTCCAACTTTCTGGCTCCTGACAATGATTATCCTACCGATTTGTCTCATACCCACCTGTTTCGTGGGTCTGTACGACAGATCGAGACCAGCAAAGTTGAGTTATCAGGCTGAAAGAGAGGAGAATCTTCAAGATACCTACAGTGAATGGAGTGTACCATCGACAGAG GCAAGAAGATTTAACTTCGTTCCATGGCGGCGGAACTTCTCCTTCAGAATAGCGGCATGA
- the LOC135163527 gene encoding phospholipid-transporting ATPase IF isoform X5 has protein sequence MAVSIDSPVSPLTTFLPLLFVILVTACKQGYEDFLRHRSDGRVNCTPVTVVRNKCVQVVHCEQIVVGDLVKVSRDEEVPCDLILLHSSESNGCCYVTTSNLDGETNLKTIQVPKFTVQKSLEEITTMEATVTCQHPLANLYEFFGNVEVKFSEDELISGSLTIDNVLLRGSRLKDTDFVIGAAVYTGRDTKLSRNSKNNPNKFSTVERTINNYLIFFIFVMVFEIMASTLLKELIAVNEEWDSYLGESDFVNFSKLLNDVLTFTVLYNYLIPISLYVTIELQKFLGSYFFRWDKEMYDEREGVYPLVNTSDLNEELGQVEYLFTDKTGTLTENLMVFRRCSIDGKMYLEKDCNGKLYLIPENGDNREAEKIQTWPAEIWHFMIALSLCHSVHVAPPILMKSIAAKRTAFRESFRQRSITRVNSSLLMDPGLPEYQAASADEKALVEATARCGVILTKYSGDEIELKIGEKVLFFTKLEILEFTSDRKRMSVIVEDSAGDLWLYSKGADTEMLPLIADGKVREAKIHLADFSKRGLRTLVIAYRKLTISEYDIFSIAVEQARQVIGAERVHRMNKAYHLIENNLTLLGATGVEDRLQEGVQETLESLRVAGIKVWVLTGDKAETAENIAFSCGHFKSGTDVLKLMGKTTIQHCFSTLTSFERRLKLEPCKQYGLLMEGCSLTIAMKHCPELLRIVAMSCDAVVCCRMSPLQKSEIVHLVKNAKKRPLTAAIGDGGNDVSMIQEAHVGLGIMGKEGRQATMSADFAFSKFMHLRKALLVHGHWYYIRLSILTQYFFYKNIVFITPQLLFGFHSGFSSQALYSSIFLMGFNLFFTSLPVLMFGLCEQDYSAETLKRFSQYYLLNKKNYLLSIYQTIIWLVTAIWQASVIYFGVYFFWRINPVNLYDSTDAGYHGFGTCIFHLVTLVTNLQIFLRSYFWTFPFLASIAFSEFTFFVMTLLYSSLDPKFSGEMYWLFYKLCMSPTFWLLTMIILPICLIPTCFVGLYDRSRPAKLSYQAEREENLQDTYSEWSVPSTEARRFNFVPWRRNFSFRIAA, from the exons ATGGCTGTTTCGATCGATTCACCAGTTTCTCCCCTAACGACTTTTTTACCGCTCCTCTTCGTTATTCTCGTGACCGCTTGTAAGCAGGGCTATGAGGATTTCCTACGACATCGCTCGGACGGTCGAGTCAATTGTACTCCAGTTACAGTAGTTAGAAATAAATGTGTTCAA GTGGTCCACTGCGAGCAAATTGTCGTCGGTGACTTAGTCAAAGTCTCCAGAGATGAAGAAGTACCTTGTGATCTTATTTTACTCCACAGTAGTGAGTCCAACGGCTGTTGTTACGTTACAACGTCGAATTTAGATGGGGAAACTAATTTGAAA ACCATTCAAGTACCCAAGTTTACTGTTCAAAAATCTCTGGAGGAAATTACAACGATGGAAGCTACGGTTACCTGCCAACACCCACTCGCTAACTTGTACGAATTCTTTGGGAATGTGGAGGTCAAGTTCAGTGAGGATGAATTGATCAGTGGATCTTTGACGATCGATAATGTTCTCCTTCGAGGATCAAGGCTGAAGGATACTGACTTCGTGATTGGAGCCGCTGTGTACACCGGAAGGgatacgaagctatctcgGAATTCAAAGAATAATccgaataaattttctactGTGGAGAG aacTATCAATAATTATCTAATCTTCTTCATCTTCGTGATGGTTTTCGAGATCATGGCATCAACGCTTTTGAAGGAATTGATTGCAGTCAATGAAGAATGGGATAGTTATCTTGGCGAATCTGATTTTGTGAATTTCTCGAAGCTATTGAATGATGTACTCACTTTCACTGTGCTGTACAATTATCTGATACCTATATCTCTCTACGTGACAATTG aacttcaaaaatttttgggCTCTTATTTTTTCCGATGGGATAAGGAGATGTACGATGAAAGGGAAGGTGTCTATCCACTGGTAAATACATCAGATTTAAATGAAGAACTCGGCCAAGTGGAATATCTCTTCACCGATAAAACCGGTACACTCACAGAGAATTTGATGGTCTTCAGGCGATGTTCGATAGATGGAAAGATGTATTTGGAGAAGGACTGCAACGGAAAACTGTATTTAATTCCTGAGAATGGAGACAATAGAGAAGCTGAGAAAATTCAGACATGGCCC gcTGAAATTTGGCACTTCATGATTGCACTTTCGCTCTGTCATTCCGTTCACGTCGCTCCTCCCATTCTTATGAAAAGCATAGCAGCGAAACGAACAGCATTTCGAGAGAGCTTTAGGCAGAGATCGATAACTAGGGTCAATAGTTCTCTCTTGATGGATCCAGGGTTACCAGAATATCAG GCGGCTTCAGCTGACGAAAAAGCTCTTGTTGAAGCCACAGCCAGATGTGGCGTTATATTAACTAAATACAGTGGCGACGAAATTGAGCTTAAAATTGGAGAGAAGGTGCTTTTCTTTACAAAGTTAGAAATATTGGAATTTACTTCTG ACAGAAAAAGAATGTCAGTAATTGTAGAAGATTCTGCTGGAGATCTTTGGTTGTACAGTAAAGGAGCAGATACAGAGATGCTGCCACTAATTGCTGACGGAAAAGTCAGAGAGGCAAAAATACATTTGGCAGATTTCTCTAAG AGAGGACTCCGGACACTTGTCATTGCGTACAGAAAGCTCACTATTTCGGAATACGATATATTTTCGATTGCAGTTGAGCAAGCGAGACAGGTGATTGGAGCAGAACGTGTTCACCGAATGAACAAGGCTTACCATTtgattgagaataatttaacATTGCTTGGAGCTACGGGAGTCGAGGATCGATTACAAGAGGGAGTACAGGAAACTCTGGAGTCTTTAAGAGTAGCAGGAATTAAG GTTTGGGTTTTAACAGGCGATAAAGCAGAGACTGCAGAGAACATTGCCTTCTCCTGTGGACATTTCAAGAGCGGAACTGATGTTCTAAAACTCATGGGGAAGACGACAATTCAACATTGTTTTAGCACGCTGACGAGTTTTGA gcgAAGACTGAAATTAGAACCTTGTAAGCAGTATGGTTTACTGATGGAGGGATGTAGTCTAACAATTGCAATGAAACATTGTCCAGAGTTATTGAGAATCGTTGCTATGTCCTGCGATGCTGTCGTTTGTTGTCGAATGTCCCCACTTCAGAAATCCGAA ATTGTTCATCTGGTCAAGAATGCAAAGAAACGTCCACTCACTGCAGCTATTGGTGACGGAGGGAACGATGTTTCTATGATTCAAGAAGCTCATGTAGGCCTCGGAATTATGGGGAAGGAGGGAAGACAGGCTACAATGAGTGCGGACTTTGCATTTTCGAAGTTCATGCATCTACGTAAAGCACTTCTCGTCCACGGCCACTGGTACTACATTAGACTGAGTATATTAACGCAGTACTTCTTCTACAAAAATATCGTCTTCATTACTCCGCAATTGTTATTTGGATTCCACAGTGGATTTTCTTCTCAG GCTCTCTACTCTAGTATTTTCCTGATgggtttcaatttattttttacgtctctccctgtcctgATGTTTGGACTATGTGAGCAAGATTATTCAGCAGAAACATTGAAACGTTTTTCCCAGTACTAtttactgaataaaaaaaactatctACTGTCTATTTATCAGACGATCATTTGGCTCGTCACAG CTATATGGCAAGCATCTGTGATTTATTTTGGTGTCTACTTTTTTTGGCGCATCAATCCTGTTAATCTTTACGATAGTACTGACGCCGGTTATCACGGTTTCGGGACCTGTATATTCCATCTCGTTACTCTAGTCACTAACTTACAG aTATTTTTGCGGAGTTATTTCTGGACTTTTCCGTTTTTGGCTAGTATTGCCTTTTCGGAATTTACGTTCTTCGTAATGACACTGCTTTATTCTTCTCTGGATCC AAAATTTAGTGGAGAAATGTATTGGCTATTTTATAAGCTCTGCATGTCTCCAACTTTCTGGCTCCTGACAATGATTATCCTACCGATTTGTCTCATACCCACCTGTTTCGTGGGTCTGTACGACAGATCGAGACCAGCAAAGTTGAGTTATCAGGCTGAAAGAGAGGAGAATCTTCAAGATACCTACAGTGAATGGAGTGTACCATCGACAGAG GCAAGAAGATTTAACTTCGTTCCATGGCGGCGGAACTTCTCCTTCAGAATAGCGGCATGA